From one Pedobacter faecalis genomic stretch:
- a CDS encoding acyl-CoA dehydrogenase family protein — translation MEAKERNTIKGGEFLISETPWQDVFIPEEFDEEQKMIAQTCEDFLKTEVFPNLDRIDAQEGGLMESLMDKAGELGLLAVSIPENYGGFGKNFNTSMLVADVIGAGHSFAVALSAHTGIGTLPILYYGNQEQKDKYIPKLATGEWKAAYCLTEPNSGSDANSGSTKAILSEDGKHYLINGQKMWITNGGFADVFIVFAKIDDDANLTAFIVERDFGGVTMNPEERKMGIKGSSTRQLFFNDCRVPAENMLSERGNGFKIAVNILNIGRIKLAAAAIGASKGVISMAVNYANERVQFGRAISKYGAIRHKLAEMAAKVYAVESANYRAGQNIDDAYEALVASGMDEGKAKLKSTEQFAVECAILKVWGSEALDFVTDEGVQIYGGMGFSAEAPMDRAYRDARINRIFEGTNEINRLLTVDMMLKRAMKGELDLMTPATQVASELMAIPDFGEADDSPFAAEKKIIANLKKATLMVAGAAVQKLMMSLAKEQEILMNIADMASYVYVAESAMLRTEKLVNQRGADACGGQLNLLKIYLVEAVDAVQKAGKDALWGFAEGDELRMMMVGLRRFTKMEPFNAKEVRQQVAQELISANRYCY, via the coding sequence ATGGAAGCGAAAGAAAGAAATACCATTAAGGGCGGAGAATTTTTAATCAGCGAAACTCCATGGCAGGATGTATTTATTCCCGAAGAATTTGACGAGGAACAAAAGATGATCGCACAAACCTGCGAAGATTTCCTGAAGACAGAAGTGTTTCCTAACCTTGACCGGATCGACGCGCAGGAAGGCGGCCTGATGGAATCTTTAATGGACAAGGCAGGCGAACTCGGCCTGCTGGCGGTTTCCATACCCGAGAACTACGGCGGTTTCGGAAAAAATTTCAATACTTCTATGCTGGTGGCCGATGTGATAGGTGCCGGGCATTCCTTTGCTGTTGCGCTTTCGGCTCATACGGGAATCGGAACGCTGCCAATTCTGTACTATGGCAATCAAGAGCAAAAAGACAAATATATCCCTAAACTTGCTACGGGGGAATGGAAGGCTGCGTACTGTCTTACCGAACCAAATTCAGGATCGGACGCAAATTCCGGAAGCACGAAAGCCATCTTGTCTGAGGACGGAAAGCACTACCTGATCAACGGTCAGAAAATGTGGATAACCAACGGTGGTTTTGCTGATGTGTTCATAGTGTTCGCTAAGATAGATGATGATGCTAACCTGACTGCGTTCATTGTAGAACGCGATTTTGGCGGCGTAACCATGAATCCGGAAGAAAGAAAAATGGGAATTAAAGGCTCCTCCACCCGGCAATTATTCTTCAACGATTGCCGCGTACCTGCAGAAAATATGCTTTCTGAACGTGGAAACGGGTTTAAGATCGCTGTCAATATTTTAAATATAGGACGCATAAAGCTAGCAGCAGCTGCCATTGGTGCTTCCAAGGGAGTAATCAGTATGGCCGTAAATTATGCAAATGAGCGGGTGCAATTTGGCCGGGCAATATCCAAGTATGGCGCTATAAGACACAAGTTGGCCGAGATGGCGGCGAAAGTATACGCCGTTGAATCGGCCAATTACCGTGCCGGGCAAAATATTGATGATGCCTATGAGGCATTGGTGGCCTCAGGGATGGATGAGGGGAAAGCCAAGCTTAAATCCACAGAACAGTTTGCTGTAGAATGTGCGATATTAAAAGTTTGGGGCTCCGAAGCCTTGGATTTTGTGACCGACGAGGGCGTTCAGATTTATGGCGGAATGGGCTTCTCTGCAGAGGCTCCTATGGACAGGGCATATCGCGACGCGCGAATCAACCGGATATTTGAGGGCACAAATGAGATTAACCGCTTGCTAACGGTCGACATGATGTTGAAGCGGGCGATGAAAGGCGAACTGGATCTGATGACACCGGCAACACAGGTGGCATCAGAACTGATGGCCATCCCCGATTTTGGTGAAGCGGACGACTCACCTTTTGCCGCAGAAAAGAAAATCATCGCTAATTTGAAAAAGGCTACGTTGATGGTTGCCGGAGCAGCCGTACAAAAGCTCATGATGAGCCTAGCCAAGGAGCAAGAGATACTCATGAATATCGCTGATATGGCTAGCTATGTCTATGTGGCAGAATCGGCCATGCTGAGGACGGAAAAACTTGTCAACCAGCGCGGAGCCGACGCCTGCGGAGGTCAGCTGAACCTGCTTAAAATATACCTCGTGGAGGCTGTCGATGCCGTGCAAAAGGCAGGTAAAGACGCGTTGTGGGGCTTTGCTGAGGGCGATGAGCTTCGCATGATGATGGTCGGTTTGCGGAGGTTTACCAAGATGGAACCATTCAACGCAAAAGAGGTTCGTCAGCAGGTTGCGCAGGAACTTATTTCTGCCAACCGGTATTGCTACTAG
- a CDS encoding acetyl-CoA C-acyltransferase produces the protein MQEAYIIAGYRTAVGKAPRGVFRFTRADDLAAEVVRGLVSSVPGLEKDRIDDVIVGNATPEAEQGLNIGRMISLMGLDTEKVPGVTVNRYCASGLETIAMAVAKIRTGMADCIIAGGVEVMSGMPFGGWKLVPNERVARSNPDWYWGMGLTAEAVAREFNVSREDQDEFAYQSHMKAVAATQNGHLKAGVLPITIEETYLDADLKKKTRSYVVDTDEGPRADTTLERLSKLKPVFAANGCITAGNSSQTSDGAAFVLVVSEKRMKELGAKPLARLVSYGVSGVPPRIMGIGPIHAIPKALDMAGMSLGQMDLIELNEAFASQSLAIVRELGLDKERLNVNGGAIALGHPLGCSGAKLTVQLFNELKRREKRYGMVTMCVGTGQGAAGIFEML, from the coding sequence ATGCAGGAAGCATATATCATAGCAGGATACCGTACGGCGGTTGGAAAGGCACCAAGAGGTGTGTTCCGGTTCACGCGGGCCGATGATCTTGCCGCGGAGGTGGTCCGCGGGCTGGTCAGTTCGGTGCCAGGTCTTGAAAAAGACCGTATTGATGATGTTATTGTAGGTAATGCTACACCAGAGGCTGAACAGGGATTGAATATAGGTCGTATGATTTCTCTGATGGGGCTTGATACAGAAAAGGTGCCGGGGGTAACAGTAAACCGCTACTGTGCATCGGGGTTAGAGACCATCGCTATGGCTGTGGCCAAGATCCGTACGGGTATGGCCGATTGCATTATAGCGGGAGGTGTAGAAGTAATGTCTGGCATGCCCTTCGGCGGATGGAAACTCGTACCCAATGAACGTGTTGCGCGAAGCAATCCAGACTGGTATTGGGGTATGGGCCTGACGGCCGAGGCGGTCGCACGGGAATTCAATGTAAGCCGTGAAGATCAGGATGAGTTTGCTTACCAGTCGCACATGAAGGCTGTCGCGGCTACGCAAAATGGTCACCTTAAAGCCGGCGTGCTGCCTATCACTATAGAGGAAACCTACCTCGACGCCGATTTGAAGAAGAAAACGCGCAGCTATGTGGTAGACACAGATGAGGGACCCAGAGCCGACACCACTTTAGAACGCTTATCCAAGCTGAAACCTGTATTTGCTGCGAATGGCTGTATCACCGCGGGCAATTCGTCTCAGACATCCGACGGAGCAGCTTTTGTATTGGTCGTTTCCGAAAAACGAATGAAGGAGCTTGGCGCAAAGCCTTTAGCCCGACTGGTCAGTTACGGTGTGTCAGGCGTTCCTCCACGCATCATGGGTATCGGTCCCATACATGCCATTCCAAAGGCCTTGGATATGGCGGGAATGTCGCTTGGTCAAATGGATCTGATCGAGTTGAACGAAGCCTTTGCGTCCCAGTCGCTTGCCATTGTAAGGGAGCTTGGTCTGGACAAGGAAAGGCTGAACGTAAATGGCGGCGCCATTGCCTTGGGGCACCCTTTGGGTTGTTCGGGCGCTAAACTAACCGTGCAGCTATTTAACGAACTGAAAAGGCGCGAGAAAAGATATGGCATGGTAACCATGTGTGTGGGTACCGGGCAGGGCGCGGCCGGAATATTTGAAATGCTTTAA
- a CDS encoding 3-hydroxyacyl-CoA dehydrogenase/enoyl-CoA hydratase family protein yields MNKKINSVAVLGSGIMGSRIACHFANIGVQVLLLDIPANDGAKNGIVDAALQNTLQSSPSPVYSKKVVQKIATGNFEDDMPKLAGCDWIIEVVVENLEIKRSVFDQVEQYRKAGTLVTSNTSGIPIHLMAEGRSDDFKAHFCGTHFFNPPRYLRLLEVIPTSYTKQAVVDFLMGYGDKFLGKTTVLCKDTPAFIANRVGVYSIMALLHLVEKMGLTVEEVDKFTGPALGRPKSATFRTTDVVGLDTMIKVAKGLYDNVPGDKAHELFKLPAYVQQMEINQWLGDKTGQGFYKKTKTAEGKTEILALDLKTLEYRPQVKVKSATLDLVKPVDNVRERMKIFAAGKDKAADLFRASFFGLFEYVSDRIPEISDELYRIDDAMRSGFGWELGPFEVWDALGVANALEGMKAYGHEAAPWVHEMLAAGYERFYKTENGISKYYDIDAKAYKELPGAAAFVVLDDLRASKLIWKNSGASIIDLGDGILNVEFHSKMNTIGGDTLQAINKAIDMAEKDYRGLVIGNDGANFSAGANVGMIFLMAVEQEWDELNLAVRMFQNTSMRIRYSSIPVVVAPHNLTLGGGCEFSLHADHVQLYAETYMGLVEFGVGVIPGGGGTKEFALRASDEFNEDQIAQNVLKDRFLTIGTAKVSTSAVEAAELGYLLKDKFAITMNRSRLIADAKAKAIALAEAGYTRPVPRRDIKVLGKQGLGIVYAGANSMYFGNYISEHDKKISEKLGWVMCGGDLSVPTEVTEQYLLDLEREAFLSLCGERKTLERIQSIVTKGKPLRN; encoded by the coding sequence ATGAACAAGAAAATAAATAGTGTAGCTGTTCTGGGTTCCGGAATTATGGGATCACGCATTGCCTGTCACTTTGCAAACATCGGTGTGCAGGTACTGTTGCTTGATATCCCCGCTAATGATGGTGCAAAAAACGGCATTGTAGACGCAGCTTTACAGAACACACTTCAATCTAGTCCTTCGCCGGTATATTCCAAAAAGGTTGTTCAGAAGATTGCAACAGGCAATTTTGAAGATGATATGCCTAAACTCGCTGGCTGTGATTGGATTATAGAGGTGGTGGTTGAAAATCTTGAGATCAAAAGATCAGTTTTCGATCAGGTAGAGCAATACAGAAAAGCAGGAACACTGGTTACATCCAATACCTCTGGCATCCCCATACATTTGATGGCTGAAGGACGCAGTGATGATTTTAAGGCGCACTTTTGCGGCACACATTTTTTTAATCCACCGCGTTACCTGCGCTTGCTCGAGGTTATCCCCACTTCTTATACAAAACAGGCTGTTGTCGATTTCCTGATGGGATATGGAGATAAGTTTTTGGGTAAAACAACGGTCTTATGTAAGGATACCCCCGCGTTTATAGCTAACCGGGTTGGTGTGTATTCTATAATGGCCTTGCTGCACCTGGTCGAAAAAATGGGACTTACCGTAGAGGAGGTGGATAAGTTTACTGGTCCCGCCCTGGGCCGACCAAAATCGGCGACCTTTCGTACTACCGACGTGGTAGGGCTCGACACGATGATTAAAGTGGCTAAGGGACTTTATGATAATGTGCCGGGCGATAAGGCTCACGAACTCTTCAAACTTCCGGCCTATGTGCAGCAGATGGAAATCAACCAGTGGCTGGGCGACAAGACGGGGCAGGGTTTTTACAAGAAGACTAAAACCGCCGAGGGGAAGACTGAGATTCTAGCGCTGGATTTAAAAACGCTGGAATATCGTCCGCAGGTTAAAGTTAAGTCGGCTACGCTCGACCTGGTCAAGCCGGTAGATAACGTGCGGGAGCGTATGAAAATTTTTGCTGCAGGAAAGGACAAGGCTGCTGATTTATTCCGGGCATCCTTTTTCGGACTGTTCGAATATGTGTCTGACCGGATTCCCGAGATATCGGACGAGCTGTACCGCATTGATGATGCCATGAGATCCGGCTTCGGCTGGGAACTCGGGCCCTTTGAGGTTTGGGATGCTCTGGGCGTGGCGAATGCTCTGGAAGGGATGAAAGCTTATGGTCATGAAGCGGCTCCCTGGGTGCACGAAATGCTTGCTGCTGGTTATGAGCGTTTTTACAAAACGGAAAACGGCATAAGCAAATACTATGATATTGATGCGAAAGCCTACAAAGAATTACCCGGTGCCGCAGCTTTTGTCGTTCTCGACGATCTGAGGGCCAGTAAGCTGATTTGGAAAAATTCTGGAGCCTCCATTATCGATTTGGGCGATGGCATATTGAACGTCGAGTTCCATTCGAAGATGAACACTATCGGAGGCGATACTTTGCAGGCCATTAATAAGGCGATTGATATGGCCGAAAAGGATTACAGAGGTTTAGTCATAGGCAACGACGGAGCTAATTTTAGCGCTGGTGCTAATGTGGGAATGATTTTCCTGATGGCAGTTGAGCAGGAGTGGGATGAACTGAACCTTGCAGTCAGGATGTTTCAGAATACCTCCATGCGGATCAGATATTCATCTATACCCGTCGTGGTGGCCCCGCACAACCTTACGCTGGGCGGCGGCTGCGAATTCAGTTTGCACGCAGATCATGTGCAGCTATATGCCGAAACCTATATGGGGCTTGTTGAGTTTGGCGTAGGGGTCATTCCAGGGGGAGGCGGCACAAAAGAATTTGCGCTGCGTGCATCCGATGAATTCAACGAAGACCAGATCGCGCAAAATGTGCTCAAAGATCGTTTCCTGACTATCGGGACAGCTAAAGTGTCTACCTCAGCTGTGGAGGCCGCTGAACTCGGATATCTGCTTAAGGATAAGTTTGCGATAACGATGAACCGAAGCCGGTTAATTGCCGATGCAAAAGCAAAAGCAATAGCTCTGGCAGAAGCAGGATATACCAGGCCCGTACCGAGGAGAGACATTAAAGTGCTGGGTAAGCAAGGGCTCGGCATTGTTTACGCGGGAGCAAATTCCATGTATTTCGGGAATTACATTTCTGAGCATGATAAGAAAATATCAGAGAAGCTGGGCTGGGTGATGTGCGGAGGCGATCTTTCTGTGCCAACCGAAGTGACGGAACAATACCTGCTTGATTTAGAGCGGGAGGCATTTCTTTCGCTCTGCGGTGAAAGAAAGACACTGGAGCGTATTCAAAGTATCGTAACAAAGGGTAAGCCCTTGCGCAATTAA
- a CDS encoding MarR family winged helix-turn-helix transcriptional regulator translates to MKQQDTVDYYLKVVWQNMANMYNQVASGFGITQAIGYVLINIEKEGTPVTQLAGMLGVKATSLSRMLNNMEELNLIYRETSDGDKRSVKVYLTDFGRDKRQEARDVVVKFNEYLNENLSINEKQGLIKTLQKLNKLTSAYPINSLYHEQENK, encoded by the coding sequence ATGAAACAACAGGATACGGTTGACTATTATTTGAAGGTAGTTTGGCAAAACATGGCAAACATGTATAACCAGGTCGCCTCTGGCTTTGGGATTACTCAGGCTATCGGGTATGTGCTCATTAATATTGAAAAAGAGGGTACTCCGGTTACGCAACTTGCAGGTATGCTGGGTGTAAAAGCAACCAGCCTGTCTAGAATGCTCAACAATATGGAGGAGCTCAATCTCATATACCGTGAAACCTCGGATGGAGATAAGCGTTCCGTCAAGGTATATCTCACCGATTTTGGTCGAGACAAGCGGCAGGAGGCAAGGGATGTTGTCGTGAAGTTTAATGAATACCTGAACGAGAATCTCAGCATTAATGAAAAGCAGGGGCTGATTAAAACCTTGCAGAAACTGAATAAACTGACGTCGGCTTATCCGATCAATTCGTTATATCATGAACAAGAAAATAAATAG
- a CDS encoding AMP-dependent synthetase/ligase, giving the protein MSATITRVFDLLKHNRINFPKNNFVCGKIRGEWVNYSTEMFCELSDNLSRGLIASGVKKGDRIAVMSPNRPEWNITDFAIMQIGAYQVPLYPTLPDHDVRFILENAEVSMVFVADGSLYSKVKSACELCRREIAIYSFDEVAEVPDWKKLVAEGQMQSGIDLESYREEVKPEDILTLIYTSGTTGTPKGVMLTHNNLVKNFQNSAVLLPAGIGSALSFLPLSHIFERMVVYLYMYNGTAVYYAESMETIVADIQHVKPNAFSTVPRLLEKVYDKIMEKGKELAGLKRNIFFWSLALAEKFELQRGWMYRAQLGIARKLVFKKWQAALGGNIVVIISGGAALNARLARIFWAAGMPVFEGYGLTETSPVITVNYFGHTMFGTVGPPINGVEVKIADDGEVLVRGHAVMKGYYGREDLTAETIDAEGWFHTGDIGELLEGGFLKITDRKKEMFKTAGGKYIAPQIIENKFKEAPLLEQVMVLGENRKFPMALIVPNFTALRNWAAKKGIEYTSDAQMISHPVVVDKFNRVVEETCKDFGKWERVKRFALLPKLWTIDGGELTPKLSLKRKVILEKFKGEIERVYLDAEHYRAEENSTPH; this is encoded by the coding sequence ATGTCTGCTACGATAACCAGAGTGTTCGATTTGCTTAAACACAACCGGATAAATTTCCCGAAAAACAACTTTGTGTGCGGAAAGATCAGGGGCGAATGGGTGAATTACAGCACGGAGATGTTCTGTGAACTAAGTGACAACCTGAGCAGAGGCTTGATTGCATCTGGCGTGAAAAAGGGCGACCGGATTGCGGTGATGTCACCGAACCGTCCTGAGTGGAATATCACGGATTTTGCGATCATGCAGATCGGTGCTTATCAAGTTCCGCTTTATCCGACACTACCTGATCATGACGTCCGCTTCATACTCGAAAATGCGGAAGTGAGCATGGTGTTCGTAGCCGACGGATCGTTATATAGCAAGGTTAAATCGGCCTGCGAGCTGTGCCGCCGGGAGATAGCGATTTATAGTTTTGACGAAGTTGCAGAGGTCCCCGATTGGAAGAAACTGGTCGCCGAGGGCCAGATGCAAAGCGGCATCGACCTGGAAAGCTACCGGGAAGAAGTAAAACCCGAGGATATCCTTACATTGATATATACTTCCGGTACTACCGGAACCCCGAAGGGTGTAATGCTTACACACAACAACCTTGTCAAAAATTTCCAGAATTCAGCTGTATTGCTACCAGCAGGTATCGGGTCTGCGCTTAGCTTTCTGCCGCTATCTCACATATTTGAAAGGATGGTTGTATACCTCTACATGTATAATGGCACGGCCGTTTACTATGCAGAAAGTATGGAGACCATCGTGGCCGATATACAGCATGTAAAGCCAAATGCCTTCTCCACTGTACCGCGCCTGCTTGAGAAGGTCTATGACAAGATTATGGAAAAAGGCAAAGAGCTTGCTGGCTTAAAAAGGAATATCTTTTTCTGGTCGCTAGCCCTGGCAGAAAAGTTTGAACTGCAGCGAGGCTGGATGTACCGGGCGCAATTAGGGATAGCCCGTAAGCTGGTCTTCAAGAAATGGCAGGCTGCACTGGGCGGCAATATCGTCGTGATCATTTCCGGCGGCGCCGCATTAAACGCCAGGCTTGCCCGGATCTTCTGGGCCGCGGGCATGCCTGTTTTTGAGGGCTATGGACTTACAGAAACGTCACCCGTAATCACGGTAAACTACTTTGGTCATACTATGTTCGGAACCGTCGGGCCGCCTATCAACGGTGTTGAGGTGAAGATTGCAGATGATGGTGAGGTGCTTGTACGCGGTCATGCCGTGATGAAGGGATATTATGGAAGAGAGGATCTGACTGCCGAAACCATAGATGCGGAGGGTTGGTTTCACACCGGTGACATCGGGGAGCTACTAGAAGGAGGTTTTCTGAAGATAACCGACCGTAAAAAAGAGATGTTTAAAACGGCGGGGGGCAAATACATTGCACCGCAGATCATAGAGAACAAATTTAAGGAAGCGCCATTGCTGGAACAGGTGATGGTGCTCGGAGAGAATCGCAAGTTTCCGATGGCCCTTATTGTGCCGAACTTTACAGCATTGCGCAACTGGGCTGCAAAAAAAGGTATCGAATACACCTCAGATGCCCAAATGATCAGCCATCCGGTGGTGGTCGACAAGTTTAACCGCGTTGTCGAAGAAACGTGTAAAGACTTCGGCAAATGGGAGCGGGTAAAACGCTTTGCTTTACTGCCGAAGCTCTGGACCATAGATGGCGGTGAGCTCACCCCTAAGCTTAGCCTGAAGAGGAAAGTGATTCTGGAGAAATTTAAAGGTGAAATAGAGCGGGTTTACCTGGACGCTGAGCACTATCGTGCGGAAGAAAATTCAACCCCGCATTGA
- a CDS encoding LamG-like jellyroll fold domain-containing protein: MCRIKLFALLWLLPSLLSAQSWMAGYEFRKKITFDKTRFEGEFKNTSSGQTYYDISDLVMLLEIEDDVLKYQVPAVCEGAVYDLQGRNIAFATAEAPAAKLNFQIESYDHLTGKYRFWVRVPSLSAAKSPTPPTSVYLYYSGKDLHESRSEDGLNTWNYTYDGVWHMDGERHDFGSRDQKSVSAHRDLSGEGFSLSDVVEGKVGRATRFNGTNQFLQTQGNTSSSFTFMAWIKWEGGNDVQVIAGNDSLARMGWKLQINPDGRLELITYRTASQVFSRMSTQILSPGVWTHIACYYSVTGTNSSSAGIYINGSTSGSVSSTALRMTASGGSLYVGKGKSGGFYFKGLVDEVRLFNTALPGYMIRNSYIAQGQHQSNFYIGKEERDPTWITFTGVVSTDWNISGNWVDNKRPDSQSKICISAGSLARINAPAVLGRLRLDSGARISVGADLQLNCSVRLGLDAAIEVDDDRKLTLSGEGSRLEGPGTFRASGLVVNAAYPDAEIRLESEVYVSGKLELSRGVLNANGYLTLVAGPDGAARLGPVAVPEQAVIRGNVHVQQYIDGSFPSPSSGRGWRLLSSPVYHNSNMTYGFEVLKDAVFITGLGGQSNGFDPSPNNGATIYTHDQSLPGTLAQKYKPITGMSTQLPLGRGFYLYSRGSRLTPNAYEKQIAAAPFMNPEPYILTYTGQLFTGSLTVPCFRSGAAGDGDGFNLVGNPYASPVTWGALTKVNLQDAVWLFDPQNNAYYVTNDPQARIPAGTGFFVRVKEGFSSGSLGFTESSKEESAPKLNQSLTITLRRASFSQPLHLNIVDRLNQLSQSNNALKVGEGFVSLASKRAGKRFSVDELVSEADSADNIHLEVYGFETGNYELHFKTGELPGGRMLELHDHYKKTATVLKASDSIVTFDIDLQKPESFGGDRFTLRMRRSTPVSGNKAVAQYFVAYPNPAKEMLHVKVRMALQNATARLSDLLGNTVVSQSLGALGADSEFVLYIGGLQKGIYLLQLFDRGKRIGKAAKIIKE; this comes from the coding sequence ATGTGTAGAATTAAACTTTTTGCATTGCTATGGCTGTTGCCGTCTTTATTATCCGCTCAGTCATGGATGGCTGGTTACGAGTTCAGGAAGAAGATCACCTTTGATAAGACGAGATTTGAAGGGGAGTTTAAAAACACAAGCTCGGGTCAGACCTATTATGACATCAGCGACCTCGTTATGCTCCTGGAGATTGAGGATGATGTGCTAAAATATCAAGTACCCGCTGTATGCGAGGGCGCTGTATATGACCTGCAGGGAAGGAACATTGCGTTTGCCACAGCAGAAGCCCCTGCCGCAAAGCTTAATTTTCAAATTGAGTCGTACGACCATTTAACCGGGAAATATCGTTTTTGGGTGCGCGTACCTAGCCTTTCTGCTGCGAAATCACCCACGCCGCCAACCTCCGTCTATCTTTACTATTCAGGCAAGGACCTGCATGAAAGTCGCTCTGAAGATGGCTTGAATACCTGGAACTACACGTATGACGGGGTATGGCACATGGATGGGGAACGACATGATTTTGGCAGCAGGGATCAGAAATCTGTAAGCGCGCATAGAGACTTGAGCGGTGAGGGTTTTAGCCTGTCCGATGTTGTAGAAGGCAAGGTTGGTAGAGCCACACGGTTCAATGGAACCAATCAGTTCTTGCAAACGCAGGGGAATACAAGTAGCAGTTTTACTTTTATGGCTTGGATTAAATGGGAGGGAGGCAACGATGTCCAGGTTATTGCAGGCAATGATAGTCTGGCCCGAATGGGTTGGAAGCTGCAGATAAATCCAGACGGAAGGCTGGAACTGATTACATACCGTACCGCCAGCCAGGTTTTTTCCAGAATGTCCACCCAGATCCTAAGTCCAGGCGTATGGACGCATATCGCATGCTATTATTCGGTTACCGGCACAAACAGCAGCAGCGCCGGCATTTATATTAACGGGTCAACCTCAGGTTCGGTATCAAGTACCGCGCTTCGTATGACTGCATCCGGCGGCTCGCTTTATGTAGGAAAAGGGAAAAGCGGAGGCTTCTATTTTAAAGGCCTCGTCGACGAGGTTCGGTTATTTAACACGGCGCTACCCGGTTATATGATCCGCAACAGCTATATAGCGCAAGGCCAGCATCAAAGTAATTTTTATATTGGGAAAGAAGAGCGCGACCCAACTTGGATCACCTTTACGGGTGTAGTAAGCACCGATTGGAATATATCGGGCAATTGGGTCGACAACAAGAGACCGGATTCCCAGAGCAAGATCTGTATCTCTGCCGGCAGTCTGGCAAGGATCAACGCTCCGGCAGTCCTTGGCAGACTTCGGCTTGATAGCGGCGCGCGAATTTCGGTTGGCGCTGATCTTCAGTTAAATTGCAGCGTTCGCCTGGGGCTCGATGCCGCTATTGAGGTCGACGATGACCGAAAGTTAACTTTATCGGGCGAAGGCTCGAGGCTGGAAGGCCCCGGCACTTTCCGGGCGTCTGGCCTCGTCGTAAATGCCGCTTATCCAGATGCTGAGATTCGATTGGAAAGTGAGGTATACGTATCCGGGAAACTTGAACTTTCAAGAGGCGTGCTTAACGCTAACGGTTATCTTACCCTTGTGGCCGGCCCGGACGGCGCGGCGCGGCTAGGCCCGGTCGCGGTACCAGAGCAAGCTGTCATCCGTGGTAACGTTCATGTTCAGCAGTATATCGACGGGTCGTTCCCTTCACCGTCCAGCGGCCGCGGCTGGCGCTTGTTAAGTTCGCCTGTTTACCATAACAGTAACATGACGTACGGATTTGAAGTGCTGAAAGATGCCGTGTTTATCACCGGGTTGGGAGGCCAAAGCAACGGTTTCGACCCATCTCCAAATAACGGCGCTACCATCTACACACACGACCAGTCACTTCCCGGAACACTTGCCCAAAAATATAAACCCATAACGGGGATGTCGACTCAGTTACCTCTCGGACGCGGTTTTTACCTATACTCCAGGGGCAGCAGGTTAACTCCTAACGCCTACGAAAAGCAAATTGCGGCAGCGCCTTTTATGAACCCGGAACCCTACATACTCACCTATACAGGCCAGCTGTTTACTGGGTCCCTCACAGTGCCCTGTTTCAGAAGTGGTGCGGCGGGCGACGGCGATGGCTTCAATCTTGTCGGCAATCCATACGCCTCACCCGTTACCTGGGGGGCATTGACCAAAGTAAACCTTCAGGATGCGGTATGGTTGTTCGATCCTCAAAACAATGCGTATTATGTTACCAATGATCCGCAGGCCAGGATACCGGCCGGAACTGGTTTCTTTGTGCGGGTAAAAGAGGGTTTTTCTTCCGGAAGTCTCGGATTCACGGAATCTTCCAAAGAAGAGAGCGCTCCGAAGCTCAACCAAAGCCTTACAATTACGCTGAGAAGGGCATCCTTTTCACAACCACTGCATCTCAATATTGTCGACAGGCTTAATCAGCTTTCACAAAGTAACAATGCCCTGAAGGTTGGCGAAGGCTTTGTGAGTTTGGCGAGTAAAAGGGCAGGGAAACGTTTCTCGGTAGACGAACTGGTGTCGGAGGCCGACAGTGCTGACAACATCCATCTTGAGGTGTATGGATTTGAGACAGGAAATTATGAACTTCATTTTAAGACGGGGGAGCTCCCGGGAGGCCGTATGCTGGAATTGCATGACCACTATAAGAAGACAGCTACGGTTCTTAAAGCATCTGATTCCATAGTCACTTTCGATATCGATCTGCAGAAGCCCGAAAGTTTCGGTGGGGACCGATTTACACTCAGAATGCGCAGGTCAACTCCCGTTTCAGGAAACAAAGCCGTCGCGCAGTATTTTGTTGCCTACCCAAATCCCGCGAAAGAAATGCTGCATGTGAAAGTCAGGATGGCTCTGCAAAACGCGACTGCCAGGCTGAGCGATCTGCTCGGCAACACAGTGGTCAGCCAATCCTTAGGCGCTCTGGGGGCAGATTCTGAATTTGTGCTCTACATCGGGGGACTGCAAAAGGGGATATATCTTCTCCAATTGTTCGATCGTGGTAAGCGCATCGGGAAAGCCGCCAAAATCATAAAGGAGTGA
- a CDS encoding PID-CTERM protein-sorting domain-containing protein encodes MAQPEDPGLPGGDPDVPLDGGTGFLLLAGALYGAKKLKQPKDRNRR; translated from the coding sequence ATGGCACAACCAGAAGACCCGGGACTGCCAGGGGGAGATCCGGATGTTCCGCTGGACGGAGGAACGGGCTTCCTGCTGCTGGCCGGCGCCTTATATGGCGCTAAAAAATTAAAACAGCCTAAAGACAGAAATCGCCGTTAA